In Poecile atricapillus isolate bPoeAtr1 chromosome 12, bPoeAtr1.hap1, whole genome shotgun sequence, one DNA window encodes the following:
- the DKC1 gene encoding H/ACA ribonucleoprotein complex subunit DKC1, whose amino-acid sequence MADGDGSSTKKRRKKEKRALADDDVADIQHTEDFLIRPESRVAQLDTSQWPLLLKNFDKLNVRTAHYTPLPSGSNPLKREISDYVRSGFINLDKPSNPSSHEVVAWIRRILRVEKTGHSGTLDPKVTGCLIVCIERATRLVKSQQSAGKEYVGIVQLHNAIESEAQLARAIETLTGALFQRPPLIAAVKRQLRVRTIYESKLVEYDPERRLGIFWVSCEAGTYIRTLCVHLGLLLGVGGQMQELRRVRSGILGEMDNMVTMHDVLDAQWQYDNNKDESYLRRVILPLEKLLTSHKRLVMKDSAVNAICYGAKIMLPGVLRYEDGIEVNQEIVVITTKGEAICLAIALMTTAVISTCDHGFVAKIKRVIMERDTYPRKWGLGPKATQKKMMIQKGLLDKHGKPNESTPELWKKEYVDYRDTSRKEAASEVDRATKRKRDSESENEEDVTPPSPATPPPEELSKKAKKKKKKEKRAREAAESGEEQTERTSETSSSKKKKKKQKEVEESSD is encoded by the exons GACATTCAGCACACCGAGGACTTTCTCATCAGGCCCGAATCCCGGGTGGCCCAGCTGGACACGTCGCAGTGGCCCTTGCTGCTGAAG AACTTTGACAAGTTAAATGTGAGGACAGCACACTACACACCTCTTCCTTCCGGTTCTAATCCCCTGAAGAGAGAGATTTCTGACTATGTTAG GTCTGGCTTTATTAACCTCGACAAACCCTCCAATCCATCCTCTCACGAGGTGGTTGCGTGGATCCGGCGCATCCTGCGCGTGGAGAAGACGGGGCACAGTGGCACCCTGGATCCCAAGGTGACTGGGTGCCTCATTGTGTGCATCGAGAGGGCGACACGGCTGGTCAAATCTCAACAGAGCGCAG GCAAAGAGTATGTGGGAATTGTTCAGCTGCACAATGCCATTGAAAGTGAGGCTCAGCTGGCCAGG GCCATAGAAACCCTGACAGGTGCCCTGTTCCAGCGGCCACCCCTCATTGCTGCTGTCAAACGACAACTGAGAGTCAGAACCATTTATGAGAGCAAGCTGGTGGAGTATGATCCTGAGAGAAGATTAG GTATCTTCTGGGTGAGCTGTGAAGCAGGCACATACATCCGAACCCTCTGTGTTCACCTGGGGTTGCTGCTGGGCGTGGGGGGCCAGATGCAGGAGCTCCGCAGAGTCCGCTCAGGCATCCTGGGAGAGATG GACAACATGGTGACCATGCACGACGTGCTGGATGCCCAGTGGCAGTACGACAACAACAAGGATGAGAGCTACCTGCGAAGGGTCATCctgcccctggagaagctgctgaCTTCCCACAAGAGGCTCGTCATGAAAGACAGTGCA GTTAATGCCATTTGCTATGGAGCCAAGATCATGCTGCCTGGTGTTCTGCGGTATGAGGATGGGATTGAGGTTAATCAGGAAATTGTTGTCATCACCACAAAAGGAGAAGCCATCTGCCTAG CCATTGCCTTGATGACCACAGCAGTCATTTCTACATGTGACCATGGCTTCGTGGCAAAGATCAAGAGAGTGATCATGGAGAGAGACACATATCCCCGGAAATGGGGGCTGGGTCCCAAG GCCACTCAGAAGAAGATGATGATCCAGAAGGGTCTGCTGGACAAGCATGGGAAGCCCAATGAGAGCACACCAGAGTTATGGAAGAAGGAATATGTGGATTACAG GGATACTTCCAGGAAAGAAGCTGCTTCAGAGGTGGACAGGGCTACAAAA AGAAAGCGAGACTCAGAGAGTGAAAACGAGGAAGATGTGACCCCACCatcccctgccaccccaccaccagaggagctgagcaaaaaggcaaagaaaaagaagaagaaagagaagagggCCAGAGAGGCAGCTGAGAGCGGGGAAGAACAAACAGAGAGG ACCAGTGagaccagcagcagcaagaagaagaagaagaagcaaaagGAGGTAGAAGAAAGCTCGGATTAA
- the MPP1 gene encoding 55 kDa erythrocyte membrane protein has translation MTLKSGRSAGGGSSSMRTALSDLYLEHLLQNRPKPEAMTQSPNTLTEDIYTNGSATLGSPSHSNSREVRKIRLVQFEKVTEEPMGITLKQNDKQSCMVARIFHGGMIHRQGSLHVGDEIIEINGQSASNHSVDQLQKMLKETKGMVSLKVIPNQQSRLPALQMFMRAQFDYDPKKDNLIPCKEAGLKFQIGDVIQIINKDDSNWWQGRVEGSCTESAGLIPSPELQEWRVASVTQPSQSESPSCSPFGKKKKCKDKYLAKHSSIFDQLDVVSYEEVVRLPAFKRKTLVLIGASGVGRSHIKNALLSNNPEKFMYPPPYTTRPQKKNEVDGKDYYFVSTEEMTRDISANEFLEFGSYQGNMFGTKFETVHKIHQQDKVAILDIEPQTLKIVRTAELSPFIVFIAPTDKAEESEALQQLRKDSESIRSRYAHYFDLSLVNNDVEESLQLLQEAFEQACSSPQWVPVSWVY, from the exons ATGACTCTCAAGTCGGGGCGCAGCgccggcggcggcagcagcagcatgaggACGGCGCTCTCCGACCTctacctggagcacctcctgcagAACCGGCCCAAGCCCGAG GCCATGACTCAGTCCCCAAACACCTTGACTGAGGACATTTACACCAACGGCTCAGCGACCCTGGGCAGCCCCTCGCACAGCAACAGCCGCGAGGTGCGCAAGATCCGCCTTGTCCAGTTCGAGAAGGTCACCGAGGAGCCCATG GGAATCACGCTGAAGCAAAATGACAAGCAGAGCTGCATGGTGGCCAGGATCTTCCATGGGGGCATGATTCACAGACAAG GCTCCCTTCACGTGGGTGATGAAATCATAGAAATCAATGGGCAGAGTGCGAGCAACCACTCAGTTGACCAGCTGCAGAAGATGCTG AAAGAAACCAAGGGGATGGTGTCATTAAAAGTCATTCCCAACCAGCAAAGCCgcctccctgctctccag ATGTTCATGAGGGCACAGTTTGACTATGACCCCAAGAAAGACAACCTGATCCCCTGCAAGGAAGCAGGACTGAAGTTTCAGATTGGTGATGTGATTCAGATCATAAACAAGGATGACAGCAACTGGTGGCAGGGCCGGGTGGAGGGCTCCTGCACTGAGTCAGCAGGACTCATCCCttctccagagctgcaggagtg GCGTGTGGCAAGCgtcacccagcccagccagagtgaatcccccagctgcagcccctttgggaagaagaagaagtgCAAAGATAAATACCTGGCCAAGCACAGCTCAA TTTTTGACCAGCTGGATGTCGTTTCCTACGAGGAGGTGGTGAGGCTGCCTGCCTTCAAGAGGAAGACTCTGGTGCTCATTG ggGCCAGTGGTGTGGGCCGCAGCCACATCAAGAATGCTCTGCTCAGCAACAACCCAGAGAAGTTCATGTACCCACCCCCAT aCACCACACGCCCCCAGAAGAAGAATGAGGTGGATGGGAAGGACTATTACTTTGTCTCCACCGAGGAGATGACCCGGGACATCTCAGCCAATGAGTTCTTGGAGTTTGGAAGCTACCAGGGAAACATGTTTGGCACCAAGTTTGAAACAGTGCACAAGATCCACCAGCAGGACAAAGTCGCTATTTTGGACATCGAGCCCCAG ACCCTCAAGATTGTCCGCACGGCCGAGCTCTCCCCGTTCATAGTCTTCATTGCCCCGACAGACAAGGCAGAGGAG TcagaggctctgcagcagctccgcaAAGACTCGGAGAGCATCCGGAGCCGGTACGCACACTACTTCGACCTGTCCCTGGTCAACAACGATGTGGAAGAgagcctccagctgctgcaggaagccTTTGAGCAGGCCTGCAGCTCTCCACAGTGGGTGCCTGTCTCCTGGGTCTACTGA